Below is a window of Indicator indicator isolate 239-I01 unplaced genomic scaffold, UM_Iind_1.1 iindUn_scaffold_64, whole genome shotgun sequence DNA.
ggcaggggggggttgggactggctgatcttgaaggtgccttccagcccagcccattctgtgatgattcacAAACCTCCAATCCCATAATTCTAGGCCTAAAtgtggggttggagctggcactggaggagagggagggagggagggaggaggctgtgagcagcaggaggcaccATGAGGCTCttggtcccttcctgcccctggGTTGGGCTCAGCCCCCTGCCTGCCACCACACTCTGGGGTCTCTCTCCTTGGGCCTCTAAGAGCCTTCCAAAAGGGATGGATGGGAGAGGGCAGGAGCtcaggcagctgggaaggtgCCCACAACCCTGCTGGAAGCCTTTAGCAGCTAGGGAGGGTGCCCAGGGGTCAGCTAGCAAAGGGGCTGTTAGTGTGGGGGCGAGGGTGGCACTAAGCTGGGTGggcagctgggggctgtggtgctggcagAGACTCTTCAGTGAGTGGAAAGGGGGCAGGGAAGTGACCTCTGCttgtgaggagctggggggctgCAAACCTCTCTTCAGGGCTTCCCTTCTCAGCTGCCAACTACTTCTGCATGGGTGGCCACTGGCTGAGCTgcttcacctgctgctgctccacggGGGGGCACGGAGCAGGCTCAGGGCATGcagcagggactggcacagggaCCTCCTGGCACTCCTGCTTCTCTTGGGCACATGGTGTGGGTTCAGGGCATGgagcagggactggcacagggaCCTCCTGGCACTCCTGCTTCTCTTGGGCACATGGTGTGGGTTCAGGGCACTggacagggactggcacagggaCCTCCTGGCACTCCTGCTTCTCTTGGGCACATGGTGTGGGTTCAGGGCACTGaacagggactggcacagggaCCTCCTGGCActcctgcttctcctgaggGCATGgagcaggctcagggcagataacagggactggcacaggggTCTCCTTGCACTCTTGCTTCTCCTGAGGGCATGGAGTGGGCACAAGGACCTCCTTGCACTCCTGCTTCTCCGGGGGGCATGGAGCAGGCTCAGGACACTGAGCAGGGATTGCGACAGGAACCTCCTtgcattgctgcttctgctgggggcatgctgcagcctctgggcAGGGAACAGGAACTGGCACAGGGATCTCCTtgcactgctgcttctcctgaggGCATGGAGTTGGTTCAGAGCAGGTGGCAGGGGCTGGTACAGGCAGCTCCTTGcactctgctttctcttcagGGCATGGAACAGGTGAGAGGTTTGGTGGAAgcttgcactgctgctgctgctgctgctgctcctggggtgGGCATTTGGGCACCAGGACCACTGGGACTTCTCCATTGCCTGCTTccactgctggtgctggctcTGGCACTGGTTTTTCTGGGCACACCACGAGTACTGGCACTGGTTCTGGGCAAGGTGTTGAGACTGGAGcttcatcctgctgctgtgggcacgGCCCtggctcctggctctgctgtgggatGGTTTTGCCCAGGCCAGGGGGCAGGGTGAGCTCCTGCTTGATCTGCATCTGGTTCAGAGACATCTTTGCAGGGGAGGAAAGGGTCTGGAAGAGATGCCAGAGAGTCACTGGAGTGGGCCCAGGGTGGCACAGTTACAACCACCAGGAACCAGGAGCAAACTGCTCCCAGCTTGCCCCTggctccccagggcaggttggCTCAGGAAgggttttgctctttctttctcctcctgcctcccagctcctgctctggctctgtcttatctcctttcccccttcctgctCTGCTATGTGGgacagccctggcagggctcACTGAGGCAGAGCCACTCCTTTGAACTCGGAGCTGATTTACACTTCAGagctctccctcctgctgcttcgCTCTTCCCAACCTGTCAAGTGCCTTTCATTTGTGTCCGGGGGAATGGATGAGAGGAGCTGGCAGGTAACAGATCTGCTGCTTGGGTAACGGTTTGGGGGAGGCAGAAGGAGAGCAGGCAAGGCAGGAATGCTGCAGAGGAACATTTGAGGCTGTTTGGGgtaggaggaaaaggaaaagacaaagacaaaggcaaagaaaaagagaaaacgacaaagaaaaagagaaaacgacaaagaaaaagagaaaacgacaaagaaaaagagaaaacgacaaagaaaaagagaaaacgacaaagaaaaagagaaaacgacaaagaaaaagagaaaaagacaaagaaaaagagaaaaagacaaagaaaaagagaaaaagacaaagaaaaaggcaaaggaaaaaggaaaaaggaaaaaggaaaaaggaaaaaggaaaaaggaaaaaggaaaaaggaaaaaggaaaaaggaaaaaggaaaaaggaaaaaggaaaaaggaaaaaggaaaaaggaaggaaaacacaaatcTGGGCCAAGAGGACATTGAGCTTCTAGAAGGGGTTGTGGTGGTGGGAAGGGGACAGTgaatttgagctggaagaggagaaactgagactggagaggagaaagaaattcttcacagtgaaggtgaggagagcctggcacaggctgcccagggctgtggctgccccctacctggaggtgctcaaggccaggctggatgagcccctgagcaacctgggctggggggaggtgtccctgcccatggcagggggttggagctggatgatcctgaaggtcccacccaacccattccctgATTTTGCctcttttaaagtaatttccaCCTTTCACTGGGCAGAaggaacctgctccagcttcaaacccctgcccctcatcctgtcacctcctcagcagcccctccccagccttcctgcaggctgggagaggcatTTTGGAGCCTCCTCGAGGCAGATGATCCTTTGGGAGTGGTCAGGttcactctgccctgctggtgctgcctgctcctctcagcACATCTCCCAAGCaagctccttcctcccttctccttcctcccttctccttcctcccttctccttcctcccttctccatcctcccagctcctccagaccACCTCCACTTGTCTCTAGCTCTTTGCCTTCAGGAGGACCTGAGAGCATCTCCAGCCACTTGGAGGCCCTTGGAGGCCGTGGGCAGCATGCAGGAGACACTCACCAGGAATTTGTCCATCCTGCTCCCTACACCCTCCCAAACCCACCTTCTGCCAAAGGATTCTTCAGGGGAGCCCAGGATTTAGAGTTCCTCTGGTTGTAAATGACCCAAACTGGAGCTTTAGGAGGCTGTTCagaccttctccttccctggaggcagGATCAGTTCTACTTAAACCAACATCATTTACCTAATCTCTTCTTCAGAGGGGCCCTAACTCAGCACCTAAGTACCCCCAGATCCACACAGAGCCAGCCAGAGCCATCCCAAGGCTTCTTCTCCCaccccagagccctcagcttctCTCCTTGGCAGGACCTCTTTGGCACATCCAAAGGCATCAGATCCAAACCCTGCTTTAAGGACTCTGCCTGCAAGGAGCCAAGCAATAAAATGAGACAGAGacaaaccccctcccccccacccccccaggaCTGGTGTTCTCTGACTtacccctgggcagccagtaGGGAGAGGCTCCAAGTGGAGTGGGTGATGGAGCCTGGAGATTGGAGAACTTTTATatggtggcagagccctgccttctggtgctgagccctgccttctggtgctgagccctgcctTCTGGGGCTGAGCCCTGCTGGGATGAGCTCACTCTTTCACAactgctgccctctgcttcctccccaGGCTTGTCCTACACGTAGGCAAGGCGAAGGAGGTGCAGAAAGTGTCTTCATCCCCTTGCTGGGGGAGCCAAAGTTGAGCCAAGCTCAACtttctgtgccagcagaggtGAGACCCTCCCTTGCAGACCCCTCCCCCTGGGGatgcacagaatgggttgggttggaagggacctccaagaggACCCCCTGAAAGCTGGCAGCTGGGttctggttggacttgatgagcttaaaggtcctttccaatctgaTTCCAACCAGTTCCagcccccactgccatgggcagggacacctcccaccagcccaggttgctcagggcttcatccaacctggccttgaagacctccagggagggggcagccacgacctccctgggcaacctgttgcagagtctccccacccccagtgGAAAGATGAGGTGAGGGGTCCTGGTGTGGTGCCAGGCAGCATGATTCAGCTTCACCCCATCCCTGAGTCACTTTGTGTCAGGTAATGGCTCTGCTGCTTAGGAAGTGTCTGTGGTGCAAGATCTGGGGCTTAATTTGGGCTTATCTCACCTGCTCCTCATCCAtgaacccccacccccaccactcCCTGGAGgagctcaaggccaggctggatgaggccttgagcagtgtggtctagtgggaggtgtccttgcccatggcaggggggttgggactggatggaatcagagaatcaggttgggaaagacctttgagctcatcaggtccaagcaggAACCCAGCTGCCAGATTTCTGGGGGTGgtcttggaggtccctcccaccTCAAAGCATTCTGTGGCTCAGTGagagaatcctggaatggctcaggctggaagggacctcagagattctctgctccagcctccctggaccTCTCAGCTGGACTGGGGACAGCAGGACTGGAGATggggtcccagcagagcagttccacagctccctggttaccccagggagctgccaggggGAAGCCAACCAGTTCCCCTTTCTGGGGCtattggcagcagcagagatgcctCCACCCCACACTGAGAGGAGTTTCATCACATCTTGGTTGTCTTGGGACTGTCCTGGTCCTGTCTCCCCACTTGCCCACAGCCTCTTATCAGTGCAGGCTCCCCAGATGCaatcactgcagcaggctgggctggtccccagcaccagctgggaTCCCAGGGCTGCAAGGGTGGGAAGCTGCCTCCAGCTGTGGTGTAACTTCCTCAGCTAATGAGCATTTGGCAACAGAAGGGCACAGAAGCTGAGTTTGGGtccccagctgcttctcctgcagcctggcttcactcctgcagcttcccccctgcccctgccttgcTGCCTGGCTCTGGAAGCTGCTGAGCTTTAGCTGCTGCTAGCAAGGGGAAggtcccagccccagccccagccccagccccagccttggctcaggcctcagctgctgctctgctgagggcaGGTACCAGGACACTTCCCAGCAGTGCAgaacctgcctggctgctttctAGGCAGCATCCTGCTCAGTGGGcatcagagctgccttctgctgagctctgctcctggagcacagccctgcaaaGGGGGAAGGCCACAGAGTGGCTTGGGCTGGACCTTGGAAGCTCTTCTTGTCCATCCCCACTGCAGTAGAGCAGAGACAGCTTCAGCTAGGTCAGGcttagcaccacatccacagcatcacagaagggtttgggttcaAGGCACCTTTGAAGGTATCTCCTCCatgagcaggttgctcagagccccaaacgacctgagctgggctgggaccagccagggggcatctcccacctctctgggcagcctgggccaggctctccccaccctcagtacAACCAAAGCCTACAGAAAGCAGAGGGGGTAGGCTCAGCCTGATGGAAGTGGGTTTTATCTTGGCCTTGAAGAGGACAGGGCAGCAGGtttggggaggaagaggaggaggaggtggattCCACCTCGTCAGACCTCACACTTGCAGCATTGCCCCAACCTCCAGAAGTGGAGCTGCATCTTCAGGTCACAACCTTGGTCATGTCCATCAAGGAGAGCAGCTTGGAGGCAGCCTGCACgtagcagaggctgctgcaggctgtgcagcctcCCTGTTGGGACACTGCTCTTGCTTGGAGCCACCTGGGAGGCTTCTGGAAGGTCTGGGTGTCCAATTTGCAGCCTCAGACTTGCAACATGGCAGAGAGTGAAGAAAATCACTTTCCATAGCTGCAAGGGAGACAACCTGACCcctgtctggagagcagaaggtggAGCCCATCCTGACCTTaaacactgctttggctgcaggtCTGGAGAGGCTCAGGGAGGTCACTTCAGCTCCAGGCCAGCAACCTCAGCAGAAAACTGCTGCTAATTACGATGgcagaggctgggcaggcagcccCTGGAAAGGGAGGGAATGTTTTTcccacaggagagctgtgattgcttctcccctgccatggggattGCACAAAGGACCTTCTGcagcaaacctgccctgctgagacctggGGCCAGCGACGGGAGAGACGTGGCCTGGgtgaggaggctgcaggctggacgtggagcccagcagctcctgctggagcccagcagctcctggtggagcccagcagctcctggtgcaactgagcagctcctggtggagcccagcagctcctgctggagccaggcagctcctggtgcaactaagcagctcctgctggagcccagcagctcctgctggagccaggcagctcctggtgcaactaagcagctcctgctggagccaggcagctcctggtgcAACTAAGCAGCTCCTGGTGGAGCCCAGGAGGCCCTGGTAGAACCAAGCAGCTCCTGGTTGAGCCCAGCAGGTCCTGGTGGAGCCCAGCAGGTCCTGGTGGAGCCCAGGAGCTCCTGGTGGAGCCCAGCAGGTCCTGgtggagcccagcagctcctggtggaGCCCAGCAACTTCTGGTAGAACCAGGCAGCTCTTGGTGAAACTAAGCAGCTCCTGATGGAGCCCAGCAGCTCGTGGTAGAACCAAGCAGCTCCTAGTGGAGCCCAGCAGGTCCTGgtggagcccagcagctcccagtggcTACCCAAACTGTACCACTAATTCCAGGGAGTGGAACACCACAGGTGAG
It encodes the following:
- the LOC128980103 gene encoding keratinocyte proline-rich protein-like; translation: MSLNQMQIKQELTLPPGLGKTIPQQSQEPGPCPQQQDEAPVSTPCPEPVPVLVVCPEKPVPEPAPAVEAGNGEVPVVLVPKCPPQEQQQQQQQCKLPPNLSPVPCPEEKAECKELPVPAPATCSEPTPCPQEKQQCKEIPVPVPVPCPEAAACPQQKQQCKEVPVAIPAQCPEPAPCPPEKQECKETPVPVPVICPEPAPCPQEKQECQEVPVPVPVQCPEPTPCAQEKQECQEVPVPVPVQCPEPTPCAQEKQECQEVPVPVPAPCPEPTPCAQEKQECQEVPVPVPAACPEPAPCPPVEQQQVKQLSQWPPMQK